The DNA segment ATTTCGGAAGTTCCCACCATTTCGTCGGGATCCATTGCCTTGGATATTGCCCTTGGGATTGGCGGTTACCCGCGCGGCCGAATTGTAGAGATCTACGGGCCGGAATCGTCGGGTAAGACCACCCTCGCCATTCACGCCATTGCCGAAGCGCAAAAAGCAGGCGGTATCGCTGCCATCATCGATGCAGAGCATGCCTTCGACCGCAGCTATGCCGAGAAGTTGGGCGTTAACCTGGACAACCTCTTTATTTCTCAACCCGACAACGGTGAGCAAGCGCTCGAAATTACCGACCACCTCATTCGCTCCGGCGCCATCGATATTATTGTCATTGACTCCGTGGCCGCGCTTACCCCCAAAGCCGAAATTGAAGGCGAGATGGGTGAATCAAAAATGGGTCTTCAGGCCAGGCTTATGTCGCAAGCGCTGCGTAAGCTCACCGGAAACATTAGCAAGACGAATACCTGCTGTATTTTCATCAACCAGCTGCGAGAAAAAATCGGGATAATGTTTGGTAACCCCGAAACTACTACTGGCGGTAACGCACTAAAGTTCTACGCCTCTGTTCGCGTGGACATACGCCGTGCTGCCCAGCTGAAGGAAGGCGAAGAGAGCACCGGAAACCACGTAAGGGTAAAAATTATTAAGAACAAAATGGCTCCCCCATTCCGTAAGGCCGAATTTGATATTATGTATGGCGAGGGAATTTCCAAGGTAGGTGAGGTAATCGACCTTGGTGTGGAGCTCAACATTATTAAGAAAGCAGGATCATGGTTTAGCTACGGCGAAACCCGCCTTGGACAAGGCCGTGATGGGGTAAAAAACCTACTGCTCGACAATCCCGAACTAAGCAACGAGCTGGAGGCAAAGATTAGAGCTGCCCTTAAGGAAGCTGCGTTGTAACCTTCGAGTTCAATCGATAGAAAAAGGGGTTCTTCTTGCGAGGAACCCCTTTCTTATTAAGCCTACTAGTAGTAATCCAACATTTCCGTTTTAATGTGTGAATTATACAACTTATTGCTGAAACGATGTAACACTTTCCGCAATTACAGCCCCCATCTTTACACGCCCAATAAATAGCGATATAATCCATCACACATAAGAACGCAAAGCATTTAACTAAACCATCCCACGCCATGGATTACTCAGAAACCAGAATCACAGCATACATTAATAAGTTAGCCGTTAGTTATATCGACGAGGGACCAATCCATGCTCCAGCAATCGTCTTTATTCATGGATTTCCGCTGAATAAATCGATGTGGAACAAACAGGTAGCCGAACTAACGGAGAACTACCGTGTTGTTGCCTACGATATTCGTGGGCATGGAAATTCCGATGCCGGCGACGACGACTTCTCCATAGAGCTTTTTGTAGCCGATCTGCTCAGCCTGATGGATGCCCTAAAGATTGACAAAGCCATACTCTGTGGTTTTTCCATGGGCGGATACATTGCATTAAATGCAATTGAAAACCATCCCGAACGTTTTAACGCACTGCTTTTATGCGATACAAATTGCACAGA comes from the Williamwhitmania taraxaci genome and includes:
- the recA gene encoding recombinase RecA, coding for MKALQATLDKIEKEFGKGTIMRMGDKAISEVPTISSGSIALDIALGIGGYPRGRIVEIYGPESSGKTTLAIHAIAEAQKAGGIAAIIDAEHAFDRSYAEKLGVNLDNLFISQPDNGEQALEITDHLIRSGAIDIIVIDSVAALTPKAEIEGEMGESKMGLQARLMSQALRKLTGNISKTNTCCIFINQLREKIGIMFGNPETTTGGNALKFYASVRVDIRRAAQLKEGEESTGNHVRVKIIKNKMAPPFRKAEFDIMYGEGISKVGEVIDLGVELNIIKKAGSWFSYGETRLGQGRDGVKNLLLDNPELSNELEAKIRAALKEAAL